One genomic window of Mesoplodon densirostris isolate mMesDen1 chromosome 14, mMesDen1 primary haplotype, whole genome shotgun sequence includes the following:
- the SDC1 gene encoding syndecan-1: MRRPALWLWLCALALRLQPALPQTVAINVPPEDQDGSGDDSDNFSGSGAGALPDITLSQQTPSTWKDKGLLTATPTAPKPSRPDTTVTSTSILPTAEQPEEGGLVLLAELEPSLTTQEKEATHPPSGTTLHPTTQRASTARATTAQGPATSHPHRDMQPDHHETSAPTGHGQLEPQAPSVEDGGSAATEKAAEDEAPTQLPEGEGSGEQDFTFDVSVENSAGATVEPDQRNGPPGDPGDTGASQGFLDRKEVLGGVIAGGLVGLIFAVCLVGFMLYRMKKKDEGSYSLEEPKQANGGAYQKPSKQEEFYA; this comes from the exons CAAACTGTGGCTATAAATGTGCCCCCCGAAGATCAGGATGGCTCTGGAGATGACTCTGACAACTTCTCTGGCTCGGGCGCAG GCGCTCTGCCAGATATCACCTTGTCACAGCAGACCCCCTCCACCTGGAAGGACAAGGGGCTCCTGACGGCCACGCCCACGGCTCCAAAGCCCAGCCGCCCGGATACCACCGTCACCTCCACCTCCATCCTGCCGACTGCAGAGCAGCCTGAGGAGGGAGGGCTGGTGCTCCTAGCAGAGCTGGAACCTAGCCTCACCACCCAGGAGAAGGaggccacccacccacccagtggGACCACGCTGCACCCAACCACCCAGCGGGCGTCAACAGCCAGAGCCACCACGGCCCAGGGGCCGGCCACCTCCCATCCCCACAGGGACATGCAGCCTGACCACCATGAGACCTCCGCTCCCACAGGTCACGGTCAGCTCGAGCCTCAGGCTCCCAGCGTGGAGGATGGAGGTTCTGCTGCCACCGAGAAGGCTGCTGAGGATGAAGCCCCCACCCAGCTCCCAGAAGGAGAGGGCTCTGGCGAGCAG GACTTCACCTTTGACGTGTCCGTGGAGAACTCAGCCGGGGCCACGGTGGAACCTGACCAGCGGAATGGGCCCCCAGGGGATCCCGGGGACACGGGGGCCTCGCAGGGCTTCCTGGACAGGAAGGAGGTACTGGGAG GGGTCATTGCCGGAGGCCTCGTGGGACTCATCTTTGCTGTGTGCCTGGTGGGTTTCATGCTGTACCGGATGAAGAAGAAAGACGAGGGGAGCTACTCCTTGGAGGAGCCGAAACAAGCCAACGGCGGGGCCTACCAGAAGCCCAGCAAACAGGAGGAGTTCTACGCCTGA